In a genomic window of Agrobacterium tumefaciens:
- a CDS encoding EexN family lipoprotein: MKCTLIVLSLVLLSACSQEAERTHTVDEFVADTELLSRTITECRNNPGALRQTPNCQNAEAAEVKLRLQNMRKALGG, from the coding sequence GTGAAGTGCACCCTCATCGTCCTTTCCCTGGTGCTCTTGTCGGCTTGTTCGCAAGAGGCGGAGCGAACTCATACGGTGGACGAGTTCGTCGCCGACACCGAATTGCTGTCCCGTACGATTACCGAGTGCCGCAACAACCCGGGTGCATTGCGCCAGACGCCCAATTGCCAGAACGCGGAAGCGGCCGAGGTTAAGCTCCGGCTCCAGAACATGCGCAAGGCATTGGGAGGCTGA